Part of the Arthrobacter globiformis genome is shown below.
TTCGATGTCGGCGCGGATGGCGTCCGGGTTCTCACTCATCGGTGGTCTCCGTTTGGTTTGAGGGTGGGCGGGATTTCCTTGGCTGTCTCCCTGGTCTGGGGCATGCCCTTGATGGCTTTGAGTTCCTTGCGTCCGATGGAGGCGAGGATCGCGGCGATGATGCCCCAGATGACGGCGACGACGACGGCGGACCAGCCCAGGCCCATCAGCTCGCCGAGGGCGTACCAGAGGGCGATGGAGAGGAACAGGAGCGCGAAGTGCCCGGCGACGCCGGCGCCGGCGACCATGCCGCCGCCCTTGCCCGCGCGGGTGCCGGACTGTTTGAGTTCGGCTTTGGCGAGTTCGATTTCCTGCCCGATAAGGGTGGACAGGTCCCGGGTGACCTCACCGAGGAGGTCACCGAGGGAGGTGGTGTCGGCCTTGGCGTGGGCTTGGGTGGGAGTTGTATCGGGTATCTGGCTGCTCACAGGGGACGACCTCCACCCTCAACATAGGGATCGTCAATGTCCCGCAGCGCTCCTGCCGAGGAACCAGTGGGGAGCGACTGCGTGGAAGCGGGTCCCGTTCCCGAGATGCTCGGCTCGCCAAAGGCGGGTTCGCCGAGGCTGGCCTGGTCGTAGAAGGGCTCGCCCACGCCAGCCGTGATGGTGTTCTCCGTTGCGGCGAGCCGGGCCGGTCGTGGCGAAGCAGTGCCGGTTGCGGTCGGGGTGTCCGGGGCGCCGGCCTGCAGGCTGCGGCCCAGGCGACCGGCAAGGAGGCCCGCGCCGGCCGCGAAGAGCAGGAAGGTGCCGGGGCGCTGGCGGGCAAAGGACTTCACTTCGCCCAGCAGTGAGCCCGGGTCCCGGTTGTCCAGCCAGGAGGCGACCGACTCGGAGCGGTCGGCGGCCTGCCGGATCAGGTCCGAGGCCACACCCTGCTGGTCCGGCGCGTCGGCCATGGTGCGCAGCTGCGAGGAGATGGTGCGGATGCCTTCGGCGGCCTTGGTCTGCTGGGTGCCGGCCTGGCTGGTGAGATCCGATTTTGCCTGGTGCAGCAGATCCTTGGCGCTGTTCTTCGCCTCGTAGGCGACGTTCTTCGCCTCGGACGCGGCCGTCCCCGCCACGTTCTGGGCAGCGCCGGCAGCCTGGCCCGCAACATTCTCGGCCTCATCCTTGGCCACGTCCTTCTTCGAGGTGTCATCGCCCCGGTAGCCGGTGGCGCCTGTGTAGTCGGTGGTGCCCGCGCCGGTGGTGCCCAGGCCGGGAGCGGGCACGCCGGTGCCGTCTGCGTTCTCGGTCATCGTTGCTCTCTTTCCTTGAGGATGAAGAACCAGCGGTGCTGGATCGGCAGCAATCCTGATTACCCGGAAATAGTAAGCACACTTGGTATTTCTTCCGCAAGGGCCGGGAGTCATAATGCAGAAAATTAGTAAGCATGCTTGGCAACAGGTTGCTAAGCATGCTTATCGTGTTCGTGTGCAGCGTCCTGCAGGAGGCGCTGCGAACCTCAAGCACCTGAGATCTAAGAAGACGACGCCATGCTCACTCCGAAAACATTGATGACCTGCTGCAGCGCAACGGAAACGTCTTTCTGAAGACGGAGACAAGATCGGGCCAGTCGGCCAGGTCTACGCCGACGACGACGATGGCCACACGACCTGAGTGACGGTCAAGACCGGACTGTTCGGCACCTCCGAATCCT
Proteins encoded:
- a CDS encoding phage holin family protein, which codes for MSSQIPDTTPTQAHAKADTTSLGDLLGEVTRDLSTLIGQEIELAKAELKQSGTRAGKGGGMVAGAGVAGHFALLFLSIALWYALGELMGLGWSAVVVAVIWGIIAAILASIGRKELKAIKGMPQTRETAKEIPPTLKPNGDHR